Proteins encoded by one window of Bacillus spongiae:
- a CDS encoding PepSY domain-containing protein has product MNWKPFLIGAAVGITSVYLLRESTKTKTYISSEKVLQKVKDTFKAKGPINGSWIHMEPENYEITPMTSKIYRGGISRHRNGNNEHYEFIADAHTGTIMDISLIKN; this is encoded by the coding sequence ATGAACTGGAAACCTTTTCTTATAGGAGCAGCAGTTGGGATAACGAGTGTTTATTTATTGAGAGAAAGTACGAAAACAAAAACGTATATTTCATCGGAAAAAGTCCTTCAAAAAGTAAAAGATACCTTTAAAGCCAAAGGGCCGATAAATGGTTCCTGGATTCATATGGAACCTGAAAATTATGAAATCACTCCGATGACATCAAAAATATACCGTGGAGGAATTTCAAGGCATCGAAATGGCAACAATGAGCATTATGAATTTATTGCCGATGCTCACACCGGAACGATAATGGATATCTCATTAATAAAAAATTAA
- a CDS encoding M42 family metallopeptidase: MNNETRQLFQTLTELPGAPGNEHLVRKFMKEQLSQYSDEIIQDGLGSIFGIKRGETDGPSVMVAGHMDEVGFMVTSITENGMLRFQTLGGWWSQVLLAQRVQILTDKGPIIGVIGSIPPHLLSEEKRRKPMEIKNMLIDIGADNKENAVEIGIKPGQQIVPICPFTPMANDKKILAKAWDNRYGCGLAIELLKELEGEKLPNTLYSGATVQEEVGLRGAQTAASMINPDIFFALDASPANDMSGDKNEFGQLGQGALLRILDRSMVTHKGMREFVLDTAETHDIPYQYFVSQGGTDAGRVHMSNEGVPSAVIGICSRYIHTHASMIHVDDYAAAKELIVKLVKSCDHATIKSIRQNS; the protein is encoded by the coding sequence ATGAATAACGAAACACGTCAATTATTTCAAACATTAACTGAATTACCTGGCGCTCCAGGTAATGAACATTTGGTTCGTAAGTTTATGAAAGAGCAACTAAGCCAATATTCAGATGAAATTATTCAAGATGGATTAGGTAGTATTTTTGGAATTAAAAGAGGAGAGACAGATGGACCATCTGTGATGGTAGCAGGCCATATGGATGAAGTAGGATTTATGGTCACTTCCATTACAGAGAATGGAATGCTTCGTTTTCAAACACTAGGTGGCTGGTGGAGTCAAGTGTTATTAGCACAGCGAGTTCAAATTTTGACAGATAAAGGTCCTATTATTGGCGTCATAGGCTCCATTCCACCACATTTATTATCTGAAGAAAAGAGACGTAAGCCAATGGAAATAAAAAATATGCTTATTGATATTGGAGCGGATAATAAAGAGAATGCTGTGGAAATTGGGATAAAACCAGGTCAACAAATTGTTCCGATATGCCCATTTACCCCGATGGCTAATGACAAGAAAATTTTAGCTAAGGCTTGGGACAATCGTTATGGATGTGGATTAGCGATTGAACTATTGAAAGAGCTAGAGGGTGAAAAGCTTCCTAATACCCTTTATTCAGGTGCAACGGTTCAAGAAGAGGTTGGTCTTCGTGGGGCTCAAACGGCTGCTTCAATGATTAACCCTGATATTTTCTTTGCTTTAGATGCAAGCCCAGCAAATGATATGTCTGGAGATAAAAATGAATTTGGCCAATTAGGACAAGGGGCATTATTGCGAATCCTTGACCGCTCAATGGTGACCCATAAAGGAATGCGTGAATTTGTCCTGGATACAGCCGAAACACATGATATACCATATCAATACTTTGTATCTCAAGGAGGTACAGATGCTGGAAGAGTCCATATGTCAAATGAAGGGGTTCCGAGTGCAGTAATTGGCATTTGCTCACGTTATATTCACACACATGCATCGATGATTCATGTTGATGATTATGCAGCTGCAAAAGAATTAATAGTAAAATTAGTTAAATCGTGTGATCATGCTACAATAAAAAGCATTCGTCAAAATAGTTAA
- a CDS encoding DUF84 family protein gives MKVAIGSTNPTKVLAVEEAFIKNGYTLNVLATSTNSGVREQPMTDEETLIGAMNRAENARVKEAAMIGIGLEGGVTETSFGLMLCNWGALSLEGQPPIIAGGARFLLPEEIAVRLRSGEELGMVMDEYSHKSDVGKKEGAVGFFTNEKVTRKGMFEHVMNLLIGQWEFKKIR, from the coding sequence TTGAAAGTAGCGATTGGTTCAACAAATCCGACGAAAGTTCTAGCTGTAGAAGAGGCTTTTATTAAGAATGGATATACTCTTAACGTTTTGGCAACAAGCACAAATTCTGGAGTACGAGAACAGCCAATGACCGATGAAGAAACATTAATTGGCGCAATGAATCGTGCTGAAAATGCCAGAGTGAAGGAAGCGGCCATGATTGGAATTGGGCTTGAAGGTGGCGTGACGGAAACATCATTTGGGTTAATGCTCTGCAACTGGGGAGCACTTTCTTTAGAAGGACAGCCCCCTATTATTGCAGGCGGTGCGCGCTTTTTATTGCCAGAGGAAATTGCTGTTCGCCTTAGAAGTGGTGAGGAGTTAGGAATGGTGATGGATGAGTATAGCCATAAGAGTGATGTGGGAAAAAAAGAAGGCGCAGTTGGATTTTTCACTAACGAAAAAGTTACAAGAAAAGGAATGTTTGAGCACGTTATGAATTTACTAATTGGTCAATGGGAGTTCAAAAAGATTAGGTAG
- a CDS encoding penicillin-binding transpeptidase domain-containing protein, whose product MVKKIMLVCLFATLSIIVAGCQKEAKPDERLEEYVELWNQEKFDDMFKSYLSSETKATFKEEEFTTRYKKIYQDLEIKNINVSFKKPEKEVDWEKETNAEFSLTIAMDSLAGEIKYEEKVQLIKEEDNDQQNWYIEWQPSFILPGLEKGDKVGIKSTEAKRGEIYDRNQQPLAINGEAFEIGVVPKDFNEGDVDKLASLLGITPSFIQEQLNQSWVQPDHFVPIRKIPLSQESLALEITELLGESSLRRVEAREYPLGESAAHLTGYIGNISAEKLEELQGEGYTAQSLIGIRGAEQLFEEQLRGIEGQVIFITKESEEVITVAEKVAQDGENISLTLDGEMQKKLFEEMKGEVGTAAAIHPQTGEALSLVSTPSFDPNKFVLGISSSDYENLQSNPDNPLLTRFSTTYSPGSTMKAVTAAVGLMAGTLDPDQALEIHGKEWSDEAFGNYKVVRVYATDSSVDLESALKYSDNIYFARTGLDMGAQTFIDGLKNFGFGEEVPFTYPTKQSQISNDGTISSDVQLADSAFGQGEILMSIVHLASAYGGIINDGTMMKPVLLQDEEQGVWKENLLTKEQSDLLKENLRKVVSDGIANNAEVEGKEIAGKTGTAEIKLQQGEKGKENGLFVSYDQNDPTMVLAILLEGVEDRGGSTGTIEVAKRFYQNW is encoded by the coding sequence ATGGTTAAAAAAATAATGCTCGTTTGTCTTTTTGCTACGCTTAGTATCATAGTAGCAGGATGTCAAAAGGAAGCAAAGCCCGATGAAAGACTGGAGGAATATGTAGAACTTTGGAATCAGGAAAAGTTCGATGATATGTTTAAATCGTATTTGTCCTCGGAGACGAAAGCAACATTTAAGGAAGAGGAATTTACGACAAGATACAAGAAAATATATCAAGATTTAGAAATAAAAAATATAAATGTTTCCTTTAAGAAACCTGAAAAAGAAGTAGATTGGGAAAAGGAAACTAATGCTGAATTTTCATTGACTATTGCAATGGATTCGTTAGCTGGAGAAATAAAATATGAGGAAAAAGTTCAATTAATAAAGGAAGAAGATAATGATCAACAAAACTGGTATATTGAATGGCAACCCTCCTTCATCCTACCTGGTTTAGAAAAGGGAGATAAGGTCGGCATTAAAAGTACAGAAGCAAAACGAGGCGAAATATACGACCGCAACCAACAGCCATTGGCTATTAATGGAGAGGCATTTGAAATTGGAGTTGTTCCAAAGGATTTTAATGAAGGAGATGTTGATAAGCTAGCTTCTTTATTAGGAATAACTCCTTCCTTTATACAAGAACAGTTAAATCAAAGCTGGGTTCAACCAGATCATTTCGTACCGATCAGAAAAATCCCACTGTCACAAGAATCACTAGCGTTAGAAATTACTGAATTACTTGGGGAAAGCTCCCTTAGAAGAGTGGAGGCTAGAGAGTATCCATTAGGAGAATCGGCTGCTCATTTGACGGGGTATATCGGTAATATAAGTGCCGAAAAGCTAGAAGAGTTACAGGGTGAGGGGTATACGGCACAATCCTTAATTGGAATTCGTGGAGCCGAACAGCTTTTCGAAGAACAACTAAGAGGAATAGAGGGCCAAGTTATATTTATTACAAAAGAGTCTGAAGAAGTAATTACTGTCGCTGAAAAAGTAGCTCAGGACGGTGAAAATATTTCGTTAACCCTCGATGGAGAAATGCAAAAAAAACTATTTGAAGAGATGAAGGGGGAAGTAGGAACAGCTGCTGCCATTCATCCGCAAACAGGAGAAGCGTTATCTCTCGTTAGTACTCCTTCGTTTGATCCTAATAAGTTTGTCTTAGGTATTTCTTCAAGTGATTATGAAAATCTTCAATCTAATCCAGATAATCCGTTACTAACGAGGTTTAGCACCACTTATTCTCCAGGCTCAACGATGAAGGCAGTTACTGCAGCCGTTGGACTTATGGCAGGGACATTAGACCCTGATCAAGCTCTTGAGATTCATGGAAAAGAGTGGAGTGATGAGGCTTTTGGAAATTATAAAGTTGTCCGAGTATATGCTACTGATTCATCCGTTGATCTAGAAAGTGCTTTAAAATATTCGGATAATATCTATTTTGCTCGAACTGGCTTAGATATGGGGGCTCAAACTTTTATAGATGGTTTGAAGAACTTTGGGTTTGGAGAAGAAGTACCTTTTACGTACCCTACAAAGCAATCTCAAATTTCTAACGATGGAACAATTTCAAGTGATGTACAGCTTGCTGACTCTGCGTTTGGTCAAGGTGAAATACTTATGAGCATCGTACACTTAGCAAGTGCTTATGGTGGAATTATTAATGATGGAACGATGATGAAGCCTGTTTTGCTTCAGGATGAAGAACAAGGTGTATGGAAGGAAAACTTACTAACGAAAGAGCAATCTGACCTTTTAAAAGAAAATCTCAGGAAGGTTGTTTCAGATGGAATTGCAAATAATGCAGAAGTTGAAGGGAAAGAAATAGCTGGTAAAACAGGCACAGCTGAAATCAAATTACAGCAGGGAGAAAAAGGAAAAGAAAATGGTTTATTCGTTTCGTATGACCAAAACGATCCAACAATGGTGTTAGCTATCTTACTGGAAGGTGTAGAAGATCGAGGCGGTAGTACTGGAACGATAGAGGTCGCAAAGAGATTTTATCAAAACTGGTAA